One window from the genome of Rufibacter tibetensis encodes:
- a CDS encoding sulfotransferase, whose protein sequence is MKLSVLPVYLRTVAAIYTKRAANLLPVWKGKGYTTFAILGRARTGSTLLHTYLNSHTRILSIDEFLHPANTITFTPDQTLEYLHTTGLKKYSGLIQALGFKLFYEWQGERYTPMWDLFRQDPALKIIHLKRRNHLRSLVSLRIALKNKKWSKGVYEAGESAYSKAVLLSQEECLQHFKAMEEEEKQFDMFFEKQHKIELFYEDLVKNPEKELARVQTFLGVKQHRLETLLSRQNPEALSELVVNFQELEYAFRGTKWHAFFVENG, encoded by the coding sequence ATGAAGTTGAGCGTACTTCCGGTGTACCTAAGAACGGTTGCCGCCATATACACCAAAAGAGCGGCTAACCTGTTGCCGGTGTGGAAGGGGAAAGGCTACACTACTTTCGCGATTCTGGGAAGGGCACGCACGGGATCCACGCTACTGCATACGTACCTGAACAGTCACACCAGAATTCTCTCCATTGACGAGTTTCTGCATCCGGCAAACACCATAACCTTCACTCCGGACCAGACACTTGAGTACCTGCACACCACCGGCTTAAAAAAGTACAGCGGCTTGATTCAGGCCTTGGGGTTCAAGCTGTTTTATGAGTGGCAAGGGGAGAGGTACACGCCAATGTGGGACTTGTTCCGGCAAGATCCTGCGTTGAAGATCATCCATCTGAAAAGGCGCAACCACTTACGGTCTTTGGTCTCGCTTAGAATTGCCCTTAAAAATAAAAAATGGTCTAAAGGGGTGTACGAGGCTGGGGAATCAGCTTATTCTAAAGCGGTGCTTCTGAGCCAGGAAGAATGTTTGCAGCACTTCAAAGCCATGGAAGAGGAAGAGAAGCAATTTGACATGTTTTTTGAAAAACAGCACAAAATCGAACTCTTCTATGAAGACTTGGTCAAGAACCCAGAGAAAGAGCTGGCACGGGTTCAAACGTTCTTAGGCGTAAAACAGCATCGATTGGAAACCTTGCTGTCCCGGCAAAATCCGGAGGCCCTTTCAGAGTTGGTGGTGAATTTTCAGGAGTTGGAGTATGCTTTCCGGGGAACTAAGTGGCATGCGTTTTTCGTGGAGAATGGTTAA
- a CDS encoding dienelactone hydrolase family protein: MDQRIINLFDEYTHVPLTRKEFITRLAKLTGSLTLAMSLLPMLENNYSQAATVDDKDISSEDITYPGADGVTMKAFQAQPKGKKKLGTVMVIHENRGLNPHIKDVTMRVAQAGYLAIAPDALSPMGGTPANEDEARGLFSKLDAQKNLQNFLKGLEYLQKHKNGNGKTGAVGFCWGGALVGQLAVHSPQLDAGVAYYGRQPEAADVSKIKAEMLLHYGGLDERVNAGIPAFEQALKEANVKYQLYVYEGANHAFNNNTSPARYNEAAAKLAWDRTLDLFSRKLK; this comes from the coding sequence ATGGACCAGCGCATCATCAACCTGTTTGACGAGTACACCCACGTACCACTCACCCGCAAGGAATTCATCACCCGGTTAGCCAAACTCACGGGCAGCCTTACCCTGGCCATGTCGCTGTTGCCTATGCTGGAGAACAATTATTCCCAGGCTGCCACGGTAGACGATAAGGACATCAGCTCAGAAGATATCACCTATCCCGGAGCCGATGGCGTGACCATGAAAGCGTTTCAGGCACAGCCTAAAGGAAAGAAAAAACTGGGCACAGTGATGGTGATCCATGAAAACCGTGGTTTGAACCCGCACATCAAAGACGTGACCATGCGGGTGGCGCAGGCCGGCTATTTAGCCATTGCTCCAGATGCTTTGTCACCCATGGGCGGAACACCGGCTAATGAAGATGAAGCCAGAGGCCTGTTCTCCAAGTTAGATGCCCAGAAAAACCTGCAAAACTTCTTGAAAGGGCTAGAGTATTTGCAGAAGCATAAGAACGGTAACGGCAAAACCGGGGCGGTAGGGTTCTGCTGGGGTGGCGCTTTGGTGGGGCAGTTAGCAGTGCACTCTCCTCAACTAGACGCGGGAGTCGCCTATTACGGCCGTCAGCCCGAAGCAGCAGATGTTTCCAAAATCAAGGCCGAAATGCTCCTGCACTACGGCGGACTGGATGAACGGGTGAATGCCGGAATACCCGCGTTTGAGCAGGCCCTGAAAGAGGCCAATGTGAAATACCAGTTGTATGTGTATGAAGGTGCCAACCATGCCTTCAACAACAACACCTCCCCAGCGCGTTACAATGAAGCTGCCGCCAAACTGGCTTGGGACCGTACGCTCGACTTGTTCTCCCGGAAATTGAAATAG